From the Eschrichtius robustus isolate mEscRob2 chromosome 3, mEscRob2.pri, whole genome shotgun sequence genome, the window agaaggaaaaaaaaaaaccaaaccctttTCCACAATTAGGGAAGTTTTATAATCCTTTTAAGTTGGATGAAATGTGCTGAAATACCATAACTCTTAGTAAGAAAACATCTTTAGTTAATAAACTAGTTTATTCAAATCAAGTGTTTCACTTTAGACTTAATGATGTTGCTTACACATGATGCTTTTAAGGCCTTTGACTCAAAAATCAGCTCAAAATCGTTAAGTTTGCTTAGAAACAAATGAAGGGTTTTAAGAATCTAATCTTTTCAAAGTTGTAGTAGTCATCTTTGTGCTACAAGGACAAATttgaatactgtattgtacaatGAATAAAGAACAATCACATTATAGAAATAAGTAACACTTTGAATGCTAGGGCACAGAGCATGCTCCTAATAGTTACTGAAATGGAGTTCTACTGTTACCAAAACACCAGAATGTTGTACCATTGGATACACTATTCACTGATGGTAATTGTTGATTAAGAAGAACTGATAGTTGGCAGTTCCAGAATTACATTTTAATGTCTTTGACAAGGTTCCCGGAGAGGGCTAACATGTaaacttttatttcatatttttaaagtgctgtaAATAATAACAAATGTGTGTTCTCAATACATGAAAGAACATAAAAAACTTAATAAATGAAAGTTTAGGAAGGCCACCtgacacataaagaaaaaaaaaaaatcactctgctGCTAATCTTCTACACTCCCTAttcaattttttcaaaaaagacatagaaaactaTGTTCAGTTAGGGCAACTTGCAACATTCATGTTTTAATGCCTACATAAGATAGAAAGAATAAGCTAGACATGCAAGTTAGGCGCATTTACGGGCATGTATAGATAAATAACATGTTAATTCATTCCTGATTATGATTTTGCTGGAACTTGAACTTCATGGAATAATCAGGAGGTATGACTATATTAGTTTTTGCCAACAGGGTCAAGCTGACCAGCCCCCAAACCTTTCAAGGGTATCACTTGACTGTGCCCATTATCCATTCATGGgaaacaattaagaaatcaaCCATGAACCACTAACAGAAGATGTACCATACTGATGTCTTCACATGGCTATCACATCACAAAATTCCCAGAGATATTAATTTTAACTTCTGAAATCACCCTATCTATCTAGAAGTACATTCATTGCCCTACATCTAATCTTTAAATCCAAAGAagagtaagaaaaagaagaataagggAAAGGAGGAGTGGGGGATGGGAAAGCACAATCTTCATTCATTCTGCTACCAATGTAAACTATCCtcgttttaattaaaaaaaaaaaaatcttgtatgGCAGTCAAAAACTGAATGAATAGGAAGAGGGGTTTCACTCTGCTCAagagcaaatttaagaaaaagtttctttTAATCTTGTTGCAAGATTTCAAAATTCTCAAGATTAGAATTTACAGACGTTAATAAACTAATTTCAAGAGTATAAGAAgtgcaattaaaaaaatctaagttcTGTGAGGCTTACAAGCTTGAGTTCAGAGTTTGCACAAGATTAGGTTTTTAAATCCTCAATAATTAAATGATCTGCAAATAGTGCTTCATCTTGAATTTCCCATGATCAGAACATTACTTCAAAGTCCTAGTGCTGAATTTCAGCAgctgattaatttaaaaagtcattactGACAGCGATCTATCAGTGCCCAACTGAAGAATGCACAACCTAATTAACAGGTAAAACAGAATAAACTAAGAGTCcctgaataaatatttgacttGTTATAAAAGCATAAGCTTAAATATGCAAACAAAACCACTTAAAATAACaggtttcattttataaaatatcaggttctatttctttccatttgttaaATTGGaaatttgttaaattaaaatcaaatgcattgactgaaaaattatatatatatatatatcactttgctgaaactaacacaacattgtaaatcaactatacttcaataaaaaatttaaaaaaaatcaaatgtattgATAGATAAAGGATACTCAattttaaagcaacagaaatttatgctGGGAAACATCAATATATGCCTGACATTATaaattactcaataaatatctgttgcatGAATAGACTTCTCTAAAATTCCAGTAAGCAAGTATCAAGTTTGGCCCCTGAAATACTTAAGAAAGGAAGGCAAGGTTTATGAATAATGATGCATAAAGCTCAATTTGATGGGTGCTACCCAGTGGTATACTCTTAACCTACagctttaaatttaatattttctgggGGAAATAAGATACAAAATCCTTTTAGACCTGATGACAGACAGGTACAAAGAGATTTTCAATCATATTCATTTGTACACATTATGATTGCCAAACATTAAGTTTCACAAACTCACAAGTGCTATTTTTAAGGCTTagttaaatagaaaattaaacacTTTTAAGTTACAGTGACCACAATAACTTATAATGCCTAAAAGACCTATTCACACAAAAGGTACTCAAGAAATGTCATCTAATGATTTCAAGCATATTTTGTAAATTGTTCCTTAAAGGTACATTTCTCCTAAATTGTTTAAATATTCCTTAATTTTATATGGCTATCTCTACCAAGTGAAAGCGCTAAAAGTAAATCTCAATTTTGAAACATTTGCCAAGAAGATATGCTAAAATATGTATGTGCTTTAAAGTAtaccattgggtttttttttggtcacgccacgtggcttgtgggaccttagttccccaaccaaggattgaactcgcgcccttggcaatgaaagcacggagtcctaaccactggaccgccagggaattcccataccaTTGGTTTTCTAAGTGAGATACTTAATCAAAAATGAGACCAAGATAGTAAAACTTTACAACATTAGGCCTCTTCACATTATGTAAGATAATACATAACAAATTATAATTTAGCATCCCTGATCGTCAGAAGAATTAAGAAAAGAGGTAGAAAACTTTTATCTGGAAGATCTCATAGTGAAGCTAAGTTTTAGAGGGTGTGCCTTGTGGATTAGCCCACCAAGCAAATGGCTACACATCTAATATCAGTAAGAAGCAGAATTCTGAGAAGGATGAATAAGGCAAAGATTTAAAAACTGTCATATTTTGTAAGTGAAACAAATTCATTCAGTATTATTATCCCGATTACTTTAAAACTCTGCAAAAGTCAAGGTAAAAGATGGTGGATAAAAGTGCtaattttcagagacatgaaaTCATTTAAAAGAGCATTAGTGGTGGGATAAGGCCAGCATGAAAACAAATTCTGTTTAGGTAGCCAAAGATCTCATAAAAGCCAAACCAAAGCACGTTATAATTTTAGATGAAAAGTTTTTTTAGGAGTCGGAGGAAGTGCTCTTAACAAAAAGCTGAGGAAATCAAATCCCTCCAGGCAAATCTTTAGGTAGAAAGGCAAAAATAGAGCATTCAAATTTCAAggaacttcaattaaaaaaaattcctgtttaattttaaagttttatccaATGCgacaaagatgaataaatgagTTGCATTAAAACATGAGGCCAACGGTCTTTTAAAGCTTCAGTAATCTGCTCAGGCACCTCCTCCCTCACACATTCTACTTTTATAACACTAGAAATCCTTAACTGGGCACTATCAGTTCTTGTTGTTAGGTAACATTCTCAAGGAGTAGACTCAACCCTGTAAAAATTGCTTGTTATGTACTTATAACTGGTGAAGTACACATCTATAAAGTCTACCAAGTTGCAATATAAAATCAGTTTTGACAGTTCTGAGTGTCTTCATTTGAGGAATCAATTCATAATTTAGAAACtattacctcaatttttaaaaggactCAATTACCGGAGACACTGTGGTTTATGTCCGCTGGCCTCACCTGAGGCCTTTCCCATTACCCAAAATATGAAGTTGTTTTCTTCCACAAGTTAATGCTGCTGGGTGCTAGTTTATAATGCTAAAACTCAATCTTCAGGTTAGTGTCAGTAGGTGGCAAGGACCACCTATTCTGTCACCCCAGCAGAGAGAGGGCATGTATGACCACTGTAGACACACATCTGTAAACTTGCACGCTAATTTTAATCTTAACAAGGAATTCAGTGTCTTAGTGGCTTTAGGTTAAAAGGATGGTTCAAGCATTGTATCCTTTTGTTCTTTAGGGTTACGAATAGCTTATTGGGAAACCCAGAACCTTCCGGATCTGTGAGGTAGTAGGCTTCAATCCTCATTATGCATGGATCACACTTCTCCGAAGTTGGTATGGCCTGTCTCCTTGGCATGGTCCCTTGCTTCTGTGTGCCCCGTTAATCCCTTCTGACATACCATGCATCTCAGGGTGAAGCGGTTTACATCAGTAAATTGTCTCTTGCTTCTAGCTTCATCTGCTAATTCCAGTGCTTGCACAAGAACAATATCATCATTAGAGGAGAAAATGGTCAGAGGAGGGGTGTCTGGGTCGGGGAAGACACGCTGAAGCGGATCATAGTGGATGCCATCATAAATAAGCAGGACCCTTTTGGTATATCCTGCATCTTCCCCAAAACGATCAATTCGTACTGTCTGTGTATCCACCACACATATTTCGCATTGATAAAACTTAGACAAAATGGATATCTCAATAGCTCCACCCCAAGTATCACCCCTTTTGATCCAGTCACAGTACTCTTGATTTGTCTTTCCCAGTATTGCCTTGCTATAGAAGTCTGGATCACTTGCTACAATTTGTGCTATGAGGTGTCTCATCTCAGGGGCACAAGCTGGATTCAAGACTCCGCCTTCAACAACATAGTACACACTGGTAAAGAGGCAAGAGTTGTCTGCTGGGACCACCGCTCTGGTAAGCACAGGCAAAGTTTCCCTGATGTAACTAGGAGCACCATGTTTTGTAAATGCAGGTGACATTTTGGGCCTGGTTTGGTCTTCTTCAACAATCAGCATGTCTCctgtcaaaaataaaacaaatccagAACTGCAGAGAAAGTATAGATGAAATTGGGTGTTCACTAACCAAGGCTGTAAATTACAAACAGAAGGAGTTAAAGTATAAGCTGGGGTTACTAGGGAGAATACAGCTTTGCAAACACGTGACCAGTAACACTTTCTGTTCACTGGATCTTCATAAAGACGCAAATGGAACACAGAGAGAAACACTTTAGGTTGCACCTCATTTAGTAAAGGGGCCTGAATTTTACACCTTTATACTTgcttaaaaagaaacatttcaagCACAAAATTTTCTTAAGCTTGCTGTCTGCAGTTTAAAAACACTTCCAAAAGGTGTTTGTCACAGACTCGGCCACTAGGGGGGTTCTCTCCTTATGAAACTTACATACTTACCCTGTTCAGTGTTTACAGGATCCTTGATACAACAACGGAAAGCTTTTAATTACCATTATTGCTGTTCAAGTTTTAATACTGGACAGAAATAACTGCTGTTGTCTAGAACTTGAAAGGGCCTTTACTGGGTGTGTCAGAGCAAACTCTAAAATGAATACAACTGTCAAAGTAAGTATATATGAAGGTGATTGCAAAAATGAACCAGGAAAGCAAAAAAGTATCCTACATCCTTCAGACCTGCTGTCTTCTTTCAGTGATATAGGGGAAAAGAGCCATCAGGACAGAGAAAATaggtcccatttttaaaatacttttgcgGACGCAGAgggaaacaaaatgaatgagacgTTTTCAAGAGAGATCAGAAAGCGGATTGAGGAAAGGGGACTCCAAGCCTTTAGGCTTCTCacagaggctgggccctgcctgcTAGACACTTGCCCTGGCCTCCGTCAGAGTTCTCTGTTCTTTAATCTTTCCTATCCTGTTCCTCCAAGCTCCCAGCTGACCCACACCACCTCGCCCTGTTTGTTCTCCCTTATGCCCCTCTCCGACCTCTCAGGACTAGCCTTGGCCTAGCCTCGATTCCCTTACCTGACTGAATGGGCAAATCCCCCAGAATGGTATCCCCGTTGCTGAGGTCCAGGCACTCGGGCGGGTATCCGACGAGGATTCGCTGACAGCCGGGGGCGATCCCGGTGACGGCGGCAATTTGGTCCTGGAGTTCCCGCGTCCGGGTGCGGCTGGACAACCCCTGCAAAACATGGGTGCCATCCTTGGCCTTGCAGCGGAGCCGCCACATCGTGTGGGTCCGGCCGCCCACAGGCCAGACATCCGTGGGGCCAGCTTTGGTCACGGCAGCAGGTTGGCAGACGCTGCCGGAGTAAGAAGCCGGCGGGTGGACTCCAAAATAGCCACCCTTTGCCGGTCCAAACATCGCGAGATGTCGCTGGTTGTTACAGTTCTCGCGGTACTCTGCGGCTTCTGTTTTAGCACACTCTTAAAGTGATAACTGATTCTCACCATCTCCCCCCTTCAGGAGGCAAAGGATGACGATTTATCCGTATTCCTAATGTACGACTGGTCTTGCTACCTGTAGAGCGAGTGAGGTACCCTCCGCGTCGGAAGCATATATGCTTAAGGGAAGAGAGTGGCGGAAGGAGTTCCTGAATCGAATACAGTGGAATGTAACCTTGCAATTAGGTCGGAAATTATTAAATTGGGGCTTCCAAACTACACCGGGAGAAACAGAATCATAGTTCGGAATGCAAACGAATGCCAAGAATGGTCTGTGACTCAAATGACCAGTTAAAGACAAATACTAGTGGCTAGACTCATGGCTGCAGCAAACATTGACTCATTGAGGTTAAGGGGGCCGGCAGACTGGCCTTTCCACCTCCATGAGACTGTAACTTGAAAACGTCCATTTGCCACATCAGAAAACGCAATATGAGGTCAGCATCTGGTCTGAGGGCAATTGCTACATTCAGGAGGTGGTGGCAGTATAAGGAGGAGGAATGAAGAAGGCCAACACGTGTCATCCAGATTCCAGTTCAGGACCTAGGTATACAAATACCAAGACGACTCCATTCCTGCCTTCAAAATGGCAAATTACTCACGTAATCGAGAGAGAGGGTGGGGTGTAAAGGACACATAACCACTGAATTTCATAGCAACGTGATAATGCTAGATTATGTGACCCTTTTCAACCCTGTATCCCTAAACAAAGGACTGTGCCTCGCAaatatgtgctcagtaaatacttgctgaatggataaaacgGAGTTGTATAGGCACAGAGAGGGCAACTGTGACATACTGGAGTTGTAAAAAGCTTCAAAGAGGAGGTACTATTTGAGCTGTTTTGAAGGATGAATTTAATCCCCAGGTGAAAGAGGAATAAAAGCATCTCTGAATTTACCTCTCTTCCAAGAAATATGTACTCGTACTTTTTTTATCCTGGATCCAGAGCAGCAAAGCCTACCCTGCGTAGAGGGGgtttatcaccacaatcaagcatCAAATGGGCCTGGGGGCAACTGTGAAAAGTTCACTTGAAATGTGCAAACTCACCTCCACTGTAAAAATCTGCCTCTGCATAAGTTATATGGAAACTATACAGCTTTTCAAAACTTTCATGACCCAGTTTTTTCCTGGAGcaattttcctcttttgttcttcaAGATGGCCATAACAGACGTTACAGCGTGGGCGGTAAGCGGGAGAATAAATAAGGTGGTAAGTCCACTGGAGTATGTGCATGggtccagggaagcccctggttcaGCGATGAGAGTAGTGTCTGACCTAAGGGAATATGCAAACACCCTAAGATGT encodes:
- the YOD1 gene encoding ubiquitin thioesterase OTU1, with product MFGPAKGGYFGVHPPASYSGSVCQPAAVTKAGPTDVWPVGGRTHTMWRLRCKAKDGTHVLQGLSSRTRTRELQDQIAAVTGIAPGCQRILVGYPPECLDLSNGDTILGDLPIQSGDMLIVEEDQTRPKMSPAFTKHGAPSYIRETLPVLTRAVVPADNSCLFTSVYYVVEGGVLNPACAPEMRHLIAQIVASDPDFYSKAILGKTNQEYCDWIKRGDTWGGAIEISILSKFYQCEICVVDTQTVRIDRFGEDAGYTKRVLLIYDGIHYDPLQRVFPDPDTPPLTIFSSNDDIVLVQALELADEARSKRQFTDVNRFTLRCMVCQKGLTGHTEARDHAKETGHTNFGEV